CCCCGCGTGTGTCGCAAGAAAAGCCTTGTTTCCAACAGCTTCTCCAAGTCTGAGACAAGCTGCGACATGGCTGGTTGAGTTATGCCAATCGACTCGGCCGCTCTGCTGATATTTCTGAGATCATTGAGGCGAACAATAGCTTGCAGATGACGAAACTTTCCTTTCGTCAGCAATCGATTGAGCAGCGAAGTAGAATCCATGGACATGATTTCGATATAAGAGATGCTTATGAAAATGGCAATTTTTTAATTTTTAATTCTATCAAATTTGTGAGGTCATATTGAAAAGTGCTTTTTTGGAGGAAAGCACCCAATCTTACCGGGAGGAATAGAATGACCCTTGGAATTAATCTCTCACGCACCTTTCTTGCATGCGCCGCAGGTGGCCTTTTGCTCGCCAGTGGTCTGATTGCGGCCAGCGTGTCGACGGTTGAGGCCGCTGCCGTCAAATGGCCCAGAGGCTCTGTCCGAATGATCGTGCCAATCAAGCCGGGCGGTGGTACGGACGCCGTTTCTCGCCTGATTGCGAGCAAACTGCATGAACAGCTTGGAAAGCCGTTTGTCGTTGTCAACCAGCCTGCCGGCGGGGGTGGTGTTGCTGCCAGCTCGGTTCAGCGTGCCCGTCCGGATGGCAACACGCTGCTATTCTTCAACTCGGCCATTATTCACCGGTCGCACACCGGACTGATCAAGGCATCTCCATCGAAGGATTTCACGACCCTTGCCTTCTTCCCGCTTCAGGCAAGCTATTGTCTGGTTGTTGACCAGAAGTCGCCTTATGACAGTTTGCAAGCCCTGACCGATGCCTCCAAAGAAACGCCAGACAGTCTTACATTTGGTGTGCAGCTTAAAAGTGGTACTCACTTCGGTGGAGCCCTCATTCAGCGCGAAACGGGATCAGCCTACCGTTTTGTTCAGGGCGGCGGCGATTCTGATCTGACTGTTGCCATAGAAGGTGGCAATATCATCACAGGGCTTGTTAGCTGTTCAACGGCTGTGCAGCATCAGCAAGCTGGCAAACTCAAGATCCTTGCCAGCGTTTCTCGCACCTCGGAGAAAGACGAAACTGTCGCTGATATTCCAACCTTCACGGAGCTTGGTTATCCGGGCGTGCTCTTCAGTCTCGACTTTCTGCTGCTCGGCCCAAAAGACATGGATCCTGCTCTGGCTGAGGCCATCAACAAGGGCTTTGCAAATGCTGTTGCGGATCCGGAGATTTCAGAACAGCTAACCAAAATGCGCATCCCAATGACAACATTGCCACTGGCGGAAAGCCAAGAAGTTCTTGGCGAACAGGATGCTGTGGTTGCCGAACTTGCCAAAGAGCTCGGTTTCGAGTGATCCCCCCGAGAATGAAGGAGACGGGGGATGCCATCTGGTAGTCAAACTCGCCTCCTTCGCTTGGTAGTGCTCCGAAAGTTCAGTAAAATCAATAAGGAATAAAGATATGTCCGAGCAGACAGTCTCTCCGGTTCGGAGGGATCCCGTCGCCTCGTTGCGGCAGGGATGCGAACGCCCATGGGAAGTCGATATCGACCCCTTCAAGGTTGCTCCAAATACATATTATGTTGGAAACAGCTGGGTCGGTTGCTATTTGCTTAGCAGCTCCGAGGGCCTGATCCTGATCGACTCGACAATGCAGCCTCAGGTCCATATCGTTCTTGAGAATATCCGAAAGCTCGGATTTGATCCAAAGGATATCAAGCTTCTGCTCCTGTCCCACATGCATTATGATCATGTTGGTGGCGCGCGCGTGATTGCCGAACTTTCTGGTGCTCGAACCATGCTGAGCCGTGTGGACCACGATTTTCTGAACCGGCGGCCCGACATGCTGTTCGATTTCGGCTATCCCTATGGGGAGTTCAAAGTGGATGCCTATTACGACGATGCCGAGCCGATCCGCTTGGGCGACAGGGAAATCACAACCGTCCTGACGCCCGGCCACACGCCGGGAACAACATCGTTCTTCTTCGATGCAACAAGTGAAGACGGCAAGACCTACCGCTGTGGCTTGCATGGAGGTATTGGCCTAAACACGCTCTCAAATGCCTTTTTGAAAGAGCACTCTTTGCCCAAAAGCTACCAGTCGGACTATCTCCAGTCGCTGCACATTCTTCGGGATATGCCTGTAGATATTGCTCTTGGCTCCCACCCGATCCATGTACGCATGCTGGATCGTGTCTCGGAGATTTCCGAGGATCACAATCCATTCTATGACCCGGACCTTTGGTGTCGCTTCATCGATGACCTGATTGAGAAGGCTGAGATCGAATTCGCTAAAGATAGTGAATAGCACAGACAACACAGACAGGGCAGGGCAGCCGTTCCCGCATCTCAAGATGGTTGCCCTTTTCCTGCACGGAACAGACCATGACTAGAGACCGATATCTTGGTATTTTACTGATGATCGCTGCCCTTCTTCTGGGTATCGTGACCATCCAGATCGACTATACCCCAATGACAGATGATCCGGGGCCAAAGCTATTCCCGCTTTTTGCTTGCGCCATCCTCATACTCTGCGGACTGGGGCTGCTCATCCAATCGAAGCCAAGACGACAGGAGCTGATCGTCGACAAGAGTTACTGGATCAAGCTGGCATTGGTGTTTGCCGGTCTGATTGCCTATGGTCTGATGCTCTGGCTCATCGGGTTCAAGATTGCAACGCCCATCATGCTTTTCTTCTTCTACTGGCAGATGTCGCAGAAGGGGCAGTTCTCCCTTTTGGCAGCGTTGATCTACACGGCAATCTCGTTCGCCATCATCTATTCGTTCTTCCAATATGTTCTGGGATCCTATCTCCCGGAAGGCATTCTGTTCTGAGGCCCCGCGATGACCATGTTTCTAACCAGTTTCGGGGCCCTTTTCCTGCCCACGACATTCGCAATAGTCCTCCTCTCAAACGTTGTCGGCATTGTATTTGGTGCAATTCCTGGTCTGAGCGGAGGCATAGCCGTTGCCCTCTTTCTGCCGATGACCTTTGGCATGGATCCTCAAATGGCCTTTGCCATGCTGATCTCTGTCTGGGTCGGCGGTCAGTCCGGGGCGATGATTGGCTCTATCCTGCTGGGTATTCCCGGTTCTCCTTCAGCGGTTGCAACAACGTTTGATGGCTATCCCATGACGCAAAAGGGCGAGGCCGTACGGGCTTTGGGTGCTGCCATTTCGGCATCCTTCATCGGTACTGCGCTCAGCATCATCATTGCCACCTTCATGAGCCAGATGCTCGCCAGTGTGGCGGTGCGCCTTGGGCCGTGGGAATATTTCGCGCTCGGCCTCTGTGCCATTTCGCTGGTTTCTTCCCTTGCCAAAGACGGCGTGTTCCATGGCTTTGCGGCGGCCGCTCTTGGCTTGTTGGCGAGTTGTGTTGGCTTTGCTCCTATCGATGGTTCGGAGCGCTTTACCTTTGGTTCGGTCTATATGGGAAGTGGCTTCGATCTGATTGCTTTGATGCTCGGTCTGTTCGCCATCAAACAGATTGCCGCAGAATATGCTCGTGGTTTGCGCAGCTTTCCTCAAGTCGATATCGGCAAAATCCATGGACTGGGTGTTTCCCTTGAAGAATATCGCTCGAACGCCAGTAATATGTTTCGGTCCTTCATGATCGGCCTCTGGATTGGATTCCTTCCCGGTATGGGCGCCGCCTTGTCCAATCTTGTTGCTTATGCTCAGGCCAAAAGCGCCAGCAAACATCCCGAAGAGTTTGGCAAGGGGTGTATTGATGGCGTGTTTGCCAGCGAGACCGCTAACAATGCTTCAATCGGCGGATCGCTGATTCCGATGATCTCGCTTGGTATTCCCGGCGATGGTACCACCGCCTTGCTGCTTGGTGGCCTGATGATCCACGGTTTGCAGCCCGGCCCGCTGCTGTTCGACAGCAATCCCGATATCATCTATACGATCTTCGCAACCGCGCTGTTCTCGTCCATTCTGGTGCTTATCATCCAGTTTTTCGGTATTCGCCTGTTCCCTTATATCCTGCGCATTCCGCACAATATCCTCTATCCAGCGATTATCGTGCTGTGCTTTACGGGCACCTTTGTTTATGCGGGAACCGAGTTCAACTTCTATTTCCTGCTTGGCTTCGCTCTTTTCGGCTTCCTGATGGACTGGTTTTCGCTGCCCATCAGCCCGTTCCTGCTCGCCTATATTCTGGGCCCCATGCTTGAACTCAACATGCGCAACTCGCTCACCTATGACGAGCACGGCCTGATGATGTTCTTGACGCGACCGGTATCGGCGATCCTTCTTTTGATCGCTCTCGTCAGCATTCTCTGGCCTTACGTCAAGCCTCTGTTTCATAGAGCAAACAAGCAGGCTAAGGCATAGCTCATAATCAAATTCGGGATTATCAGCGAGAGCGACTGCTTGCTGATGATCCACCCCGCCTTCATGTGCTTTCGCGTTCGATGATTTCGAAGCCTACGTCAATGATTTTCTTGTCAACCGGCTCGTTCTTCATGCGGGTGATGAGCATGTCTGCCGCGTGAATGCCAATCGCATTCCTGTTGATTGAAATGGTGGTCAGGGACGGGGATGAATAGGCGGCAAAATCCAGATTCCCAAAGCCTATGACCGCAAAATCTTTCGGCACCCTGTAGCCCCGCTCCAGAGCCTCGGTGATCACCCCATGTGCGAGCCAATCGGAGTTACAGAAGATTGCTGCGCGCTTTACCCCTGTTTCAACCATTTGCGCCAGACAGAGGCGCCCCATTTCGAGTGTACTGGGTGATGCCGTGTCCATGGTTATGGTGTCTTCAATACCCATCTGATTTGCCATCGACAAAAAACCGTCTCGCCTCAGTCGAGCGCGTTCATCCTGCGCTCCCAGCACGCCGAGTTTGTCGTGCCCCTTTTGAATGAGGAACCGCGCAACTGCTGCGCCCACTTCCTTGTGCGAAAATCCGACTGCCATATCGAGGGGGGACTTTGAGAGATCCCAGCCTTCAACAATCGGAATATCCATGGCTTTCAGTTGTTTGCGGGCCTTTTCGGAATGGTTGGTGCCGGTGAGCAGAATGGCTTCAGGGCAACGGCTTAGGATGGTCTGGATCAGATCGTCGTCGCTTTGGCTATATCCGGTCAATCCAAGGAGCATTTGATAGCCTTCTTCGGCCAGTCGGCTATTGAAAACTTCGATGGAGCCAGAGAAAAGCATGTGAGACAGGGTCGGAACGATGGCTCCGACAAGACGGGTGCGACTGGAAGCCAAACCACCCGCCAACATATTGGGTACATATCCGGTTTTGGTAATCGCGGCTTGCACGACTTCCAGCGCCTGAGCTGTGACGGATTCTGGCCGATTGATCGCTCGTGAAACGGTCATGGCCGATACGCCAGCCACCTTTGCCACATCGCTGAGGGTGACGCGACCCGAAGAGGTGCGGCCCGCACGCTCCGTGTCGGGCTTCTTCTTGCCTGGTTCATCCATTTGAGGCTTTTTGTAACGGCTAGCCAACAGGCATCTCCCGATCAGTTCGAATTCGGCATCCTTCAAAGAAACTCAGGATAACTACTTTTAGCTAGAAAAAAAAGGAAGTCCCTGCGACAAAAGTTAGCGCTAACAATTTTTTCTTGCGTGATGATTATGTTAGCGCTAACGTTTTATTGTCTGCGATGTGGAGGCTGCCGCATGAAAGTTGCAATTGCGGTGGGAGGACCTCCATTCATTCGTTTCATGGGAGGAAACAATTGTGACGAAATTTACAGATAAAGGATCTAGAAAGTTCGTGCGCAGCCCTTTGGGGAAGGTCTTGGCTGCGACAACGATATTTGCTGCAGGCGGCGCTCTGCTTGACGTTGGTGTTGACGGCGCGAGTGCTGCTGAAACTCTTCGTATTCAATCGTCCTTCAACTCCGGGGACTTTGCCAATCAGTATCTGATCAAGAACTGGTTGCCCAAAGTGCCGGAAATGACGGGTGGAGAAGTCGAAATTGAAATGCTTCCATCAGGCGCTGTTGTTCCTGCCAAAGAAACCGTTGATGTCATTATGGCCGGCGTATTGGATGGTGACTTCACGACTCCAATCTATTTTTCCGGCCGCAATCCGGCCTTTGCCATTCTGGGCGACCTGACCGCAGCCTATGATTCTCCTTTGCAGCAGCAGGGATTCTGCAAGGATGGGCCGGGTGAGGCAGTTCACCAAA
This window of the uncultured Cohaesibacter sp. genome carries:
- a CDS encoding LacI family DNA-binding transcriptional regulator; this translates as MASRYKKPQMDEPGKKKPDTERAGRTSSGRVTLSDVAKVAGVSAMTVSRAINRPESVTAQALEVVQAAITKTGYVPNMLAGGLASSRTRLVGAIVPTLSHMLFSGSIEVFNSRLAEEGYQMLLGLTGYSQSDDDLIQTILSRCPEAILLTGTNHSEKARKQLKAMDIPIVEGWDLSKSPLDMAVGFSHKEVGAAVARFLIQKGHDKLGVLGAQDERARLRRDGFLSMANQMGIEDTITMDTASPSTLEMGRLCLAQMVETGVKRAAIFCNSDWLAHGVITEALERGYRVPKDFAVIGFGNLDFAAYSSPSLTTISINRNAIGIHAADMLITRMKNEPVDKKIIDVGFEIIEREST
- a CDS encoding tripartite tricarboxylate transporter permease; its protein translation is MTMFLTSFGALFLPTTFAIVLLSNVVGIVFGAIPGLSGGIAVALFLPMTFGMDPQMAFAMLISVWVGGQSGAMIGSILLGIPGSPSAVATTFDGYPMTQKGEAVRALGAAISASFIGTALSIIIATFMSQMLASVAVRLGPWEYFALGLCAISLVSSLAKDGVFHGFAAAALGLLASCVGFAPIDGSERFTFGSVYMGSGFDLIALMLGLFAIKQIAAEYARGLRSFPQVDIGKIHGLGVSLEEYRSNASNMFRSFMIGLWIGFLPGMGAALSNLVAYAQAKSASKHPEEFGKGCIDGVFASETANNASIGGSLIPMISLGIPGDGTTALLLGGLMIHGLQPGPLLFDSNPDIIYTIFATALFSSILVLIIQFFGIRLFPYILRIPHNILYPAIIVLCFTGTFVYAGTEFNFYFLLGFALFGFLMDWFSLPISPFLLAYILGPMLELNMRNSLTYDEHGLMMFLTRPVSAILLLIALVSILWPYVKPLFHRANKQAKA
- a CDS encoding tripartite tricarboxylate transporter TctB family protein produces the protein MTRDRYLGILLMIAALLLGIVTIQIDYTPMTDDPGPKLFPLFACAILILCGLGLLIQSKPRRQELIVDKSYWIKLALVFAGLIAYGLMLWLIGFKIATPIMLFFFYWQMSQKGQFSLLAALIYTAISFAIIYSFFQYVLGSYLPEGILF
- a CDS encoding tripartite tricarboxylate transporter substrate binding protein, with translation MTLGINLSRTFLACAAGGLLLASGLIAASVSTVEAAAVKWPRGSVRMIVPIKPGGGTDAVSRLIASKLHEQLGKPFVVVNQPAGGGGVAASSVQRARPDGNTLLFFNSAIIHRSHTGLIKASPSKDFTTLAFFPLQASYCLVVDQKSPYDSLQALTDASKETPDSLTFGVQLKSGTHFGGALIQRETGSAYRFVQGGGDSDLTVAIEGGNIITGLVSCSTAVQHQQAGKLKILASVSRTSEKDETVADIPTFTELGYPGVLFSLDFLLLGPKDMDPALAEAINKGFANAVADPEISEQLTKMRIPMTTLPLAESQEVLGEQDAVVAELAKELGFE
- a CDS encoding MBL fold metallo-hydrolase, with translation MSEQTVSPVRRDPVASLRQGCERPWEVDIDPFKVAPNTYYVGNSWVGCYLLSSSEGLILIDSTMQPQVHIVLENIRKLGFDPKDIKLLLLSHMHYDHVGGARVIAELSGARTMLSRVDHDFLNRRPDMLFDFGYPYGEFKVDAYYDDAEPIRLGDREITTVLTPGHTPGTTSFFFDATSEDGKTYRCGLHGGIGLNTLSNAFLKEHSLPKSYQSDYLQSLHILRDMPVDIALGSHPIHVRMLDRVSEISEDHNPFYDPDLWCRFIDDLIEKAEIEFAKDSE